The following coding sequences lie in one Populus trichocarpa isolate Nisqually-1 chromosome 14, P.trichocarpa_v4.1, whole genome shotgun sequence genomic window:
- the LOC7486792 gene encoding ras-related protein RABA3 yields the protein MNQEMNGVDTEIDQNHQENVQEKIDYVFKVVVIGDSAVGKTQILSRFTKNEFCFDSKSTIGVEFQTRTVIIKDKVIKAQIWDTAGQERYRAVTSAYYRGALGAMLVYDTTKRPTFDHVARWVEELRAHSDNSIVIMLIGNKADLVDLRAVPTEDAVEFAEEQGLFFSETSALSGDNVDGAFFRLLEEIYGVICKKSLECGNGNPHAADAITLRGSKIDGMSGTDLEISEMKKLSACSC from the exons ATGAACCAAGAGATGAATGGTGTTGATACTGAGATTGATCAGAACCACCAAGAGAATGTGCAAGAGAAAATCGATTATGTGTTTAAGGTGGTGGTGATCGGTGACTCTGCAGTAGGCAAGACGCAAATTCTTTCCAGGTTTACCAAGAATGAATTCTGCTTTGATTCAAAGTCTACCATCGGTGTCGAGTTCCAGACTAGGACTGTCATCATTAAAGACAAGGTCATCAAGGCTCAGATCTGGGATACTGCTGGCCAAGAAAG GTACCGGGCAGTGACAAGCGCATACTATAGAGGGGCATTAGGGGCTATGTTAGTCTACGACACTACCAAGAGACCAACGTTTGATCATGTGGCTAGGTGGGTGGAGGAGCTCCGAGCCCATTCTGACAACTCAATTGTGATCATGCTGATTGGAAACAAGGCTGATCTTGTGGACCTCAGGGCAGTTCCAACAGAAGACGCGGTGGAATTTGCAGAGGAGCAAGGCCTATTTTTTTCTGAGACATCAGCCCTTAGTGGTGACAATGTGGACGGTGCATTTTTTAGGCTGCTAGAAGAAATTTACGGTGTGATTTGTAAGAAGTCATTGGAATGTGGCAATGGAAATCCCCATGCTGCTGATGCCATAACGCTTAGAGGTTCTAAGATTGATGGCATGTCAGGGACTGATCTGGAGATTAGTGAGATGAAGAAATTATCTGCTTGCTCGTGTTGA
- the LOC7486791 gene encoding ATP synthase subunit delta, chloroplastic yields MEHTICGFSFTSGINLIVIPRPKTKSEASPEALFKFSTLAMDTISSSISTLKGPAFLSTLPELQHLRTPHVSHQLPPNLTTKPTSSISNRTPSKTKTLSFKNLNLPLFSNISQSSSHNSSPHSHRNPVSGYAAALVDIARCKSSLDIVQNDVQKLLKLLQNEQIQAVLGSPFVGDKEKGQVVKEVAKRGKFNRYLVGLVKMLIDRNKVMIVSDVLMEFESICDELSGTRVVLVPSPKKMEEDQLFWIAKTVQNLTGAMNVKVKNFFDEKFPAFVA; encoded by the coding sequence ATGGAACACACAATTTGTGGCTTTAGCTTTACTAGTGGCATAAATCTTATCGTCATCCCTCGTCCTAAAACCAAATCGGAGGCATCCCCAGAAGCACTATTCAAATTTTCCACTCTCGCCATGGATACGATCTCAAGTTCCATTTCAACCCTCAAAGGCCCTGCCTTTCTGTCAACACTTCCTGAATTGCAACATTTAAGGACTCCTCACGTATCTCATCAACTCCCTCCTAATCTTACAACTAAACCCACCTCTTCAATCTCTAACAGAACCCCATCCAAGACTAAAACCTTATCTTTTAAGAATCTTAACCTTCCACTCTTTTCTAACATCTCTCAAAGCTCATCTCACAACTCATCTCCACATAGCCACAGAAACCCTGTCAGTGGCTATGCCGCCGCACTTGTAGACATAGCTCGATGCAAGAGTTCCCTTGACATAGTCCAAAATGATGTGCAGAAATTATTGAAGCTGCTTCAAAATGAGCAAATCCAAGCTGTTTTGGGTAGCCCGTTTGTGGGTGACAAAGAGAAGGGACAGGTAGTGAAGGAAGTGGCAAAGAGAGGTAAATTCAATAGATATTTGGTAGGTTTGGTGAAGATGTTGATTGATAGAAATAAGGTGATGATCGTGAGTGATGTTTTGATGGAGTTTGAGAGTATATGTGATGAGTTGAGTGGGACAAGAGTGGTTTTGGTTCCGTCTCCTAAAAAGATGGAGGAAGATCAGTTGTTTTGGATTGCCAAGACTGTGCAGAATCTTACCGGGGCTATGAATGTTAAggtaaaaaatttctttgatgAGAAGTTCCCAGCATTTGTTGCTTAA